The Candida orthopsilosis Co 90-125, chromosome 7 draft sequence genome has a window encoding:
- a CDS encoding Cyr1 Class III adenylyl cyclase: MTNPNNLENYRGFHANRRPNNSSNVPPLLHPIKPKFKKKSSSLFNKLIYSRKESGGDEEEQQDDDDDSKKEHLLSSSDASVSPTQSGQSSRANSIASDEQLIQQDHQPKRKSNSSASSSHSKHKFRLPSLSLDYHPHHVSSVSPNSLQMSQLDHPVTPLKPRHDVYSTPSPSEVSQREQSVSSLHSLGPTDKMMSLDLNLDEMRDIVKTDETAAPKQNWKAPDSWDVKASKIEELPEEFAEPDFVEKSLPVLYGTRQGSHVSKSMDPHPSHIIRIFKEDNTFTTILCPLETTTTELLAIVQKKFFLESASNYQLSVHIGNCVKVLESFEKPIKIQTGLLLLSGYTEDDNLRIIGRGDMSFVCKFVVENVYLRSLTHEEEALLSKNYVDVNISSLNLKNIPIIFHQHTYEIEKLNVSENPSIYIPLDFIQSCTNLTSVNFSRNGCSKFPTNLLEATGLTHLNLEMNFLDDLPVKINTLDNLTHLKLNSNQLSSLPKSFGELKNLVYLNLSSNYFINYPEPVNDLDKLIELDLSYNDLSYLPESMVNLKSLQKLNLCTNKLDKALPFFLAGLQSLKRLDIRYNQIANVDVLGELPNLEVLYASRNAISAFCDQMENLRLLHFDKNPITELKFINQLQMLNILDLSKAKITAIPAEFVVKIPNIEKLVLDKNHLVTLPQELGQLTRLSYLSIYSNNLQSVPTSIGNLANLQYLNLHSNSIQTLPDEIWNLRSLAVLNVASNNLTSFPKPPFAIAKRISSSNDFGELPASESIADTLSVLTISDNRLNDDCFDAISFLVGLKSLNMSYNDLIEIPEGSISRMRRLNELYLSGNDLTTLPADDLEQLKALKLLYINNNKLVSLPAELSKLTNLQHLDVGSNQLKYNISNWPYDWNWHWNKNLKYLNFSGNKRFEIKQSHVKNPETGEDFDSLLVLDQLKVLGLIDVTLTTTSVPEQSVDKRIRTTASELDNIGYGVSDTMGQRDYISNRDLFIQKFRGNEDEVLICSFDGKHGAPNQGHRISLIARNMITKSVTDELTKINDDPDKVYIALRRAFLSFNKEINGILLAKKSHTFTPGPQYSKEQSELNLIDDSRSGASATVIYIRNKKLYCANIGDIETLLCQNNGNFRVLTNAHKPTNREEFERIRASGGYVSGSGDLDGDLPVSRGAGYFSYLPHTHSGPDVSELTLTSADDLLVIATKVLWDYISYELAVDIIRQEKNDPMVAAQKLRDFAICYGASDKITVIVLTFGEKTKSNALYNNLGRESDFFKRRRDRQIGGDSTLRRLESEIEPPVGELALVFTDIKNSTLLWDSYPAPMRSAIKTHNSIMRRQLRIVGGYEVKTEGDAFMVAFPSPTSALLWCFNVQQNLLTADWPTEILETDQCCEVTDGAGNVIYRGLSVRMGIHWGSPVCEPDVVTGRMDYFGPMVNRASRISAIADGGQIAVSSNFLDEMRALTAIHDDIKNNTKTISDAYQGNINAGIIIERELTAIEELGSNYYKIGERKLKGLETPELITLVYSTRLKLRFEIFQKRLDADEKHSTRVIGTIPIECITAINNISLRLENLLSFMNGGTYIKEGFKQNQRLVDPNVQELLNSVTRIENSVATLYLRQMMEQNSNKTFSMSPLTQVLDELSEIMKRVQGT, from the coding sequence caagatgatgatgacgactCCAAGAAGGAGCATCTATTATCCTCATCAGATGCCTCAGTCTCTCCAACCCAGTCTGGCCAGTCTTCACGTGCCAATTCGATTGCATCAGATGAGCAACTAATTCAACAGGACCACCAACCAAAACGCAAAAGCAATTCATCTGCGTCTTCAAGTCACTCGAAGCATAAGTTTAGACTCCCATCACTATCGTTGGATTATCATCCGCATCATGTCTCTTCTGTACTGCCAAACCTGTTACAGATGTCTCAACTAGACCATCCAGTGACTCCATTGAAACCAAGACACGATGTGTATTCAACACCTTCGCCATCTGAAGTATCACAAAGGGAACAATCTGTGTCATCATTACATTCTTTGGGCCCCACAGATAAAATGATGTCCTTAGATTTAAATTTGGATGAGATGAGAGACATTGTGAAAACTGATGAGACTGCGGCACCTAAGCAAAATTGGAAGGCACCAGATAGTTGGGATGTGAAAGCTTCAAAAATAGAGGAATTACCGGAGGAGTTTGCTGAGCCCGATTTTGTGGAGAAACTGTTGCCAGTGCTTTATGGTACAAGACAAGGATCACATGTGTCGAAGTCAATGGACCCACATCCTAGTCACATTATTCGAATATTTAAAGAAGATAACACATTTACAACTATATTGTGCCCATtagaaacaacaactaccGAGCTTTTAGCAATTGTGCAGAAAAAGTTCTTTTTAGAATCGGCATCAAATTATCAGTTGTCGGTGCACATTGGAAACTGCGTCAAggttttggaaagtttCGAAAAACCAATCAAGATTCAAACGGGGTTGCTTCTTTTGAGTGGATACACCGAGGACGATAACTTGAGGATCATTGGAAGGGGAGACATGTCATTTGTGTGCAAATTTGTGGTGGAGAATGTATACCTTAGAAGCTTGACACATGAGGAAGAGGCGTTACTATCGAAAAATTATGTCGATGTGAACATATCCTCTCTAAACCTTAAAAATATTCCCATTATATTCCACCAGCACACttatgaaattgaaaagttgaatgtTTCAGAAAACCCCTCAATTTACATACCATTAGATTTTATTCAGTCCTGTACTAATTTGACGAGTGTCAACTTTTCGCGAAATGGATGTTCGAAATTTCCCACCAATCTTCTTGAAGCAACTGGGCTTACCCATTTGAATCTCGAgatgaattttttggaTGACTTGCCGGTGAAGATCAATACCCTTGACAATTTGACTCATTTGAAGCTCAATTCGAATCAGTTGTCACTGCTTCCGAAATCTTTTGGTGAACTTAAAAACTTGGTGTATCTCAATTTGTCGTCAAActacttcatcaactacCCAGAACCAGtcaatgatttggataaattgattgagttgGACTTGTCATACAACGATCTTTCATACTTACCGGAATCGATGGTGAATTTAAAAAGCTTacagaaattgaatttgtgcACAAACAAACTTGATAAAGCCCTACCCTTCTTTCTTGCGGGACTTCAGTCATTAAAGAGATTGGATATTCGTTACAACCAGATAGCAAATGTAGATGTATTAGGAGAGTTGCCAAACCTTGAAGTTTTGTATGCATCCAGAAATGCGATATCAGCATTCTGCGATCAAATGGAGAATCTAAGGCTTCTCcactttgataaaaatcCAATCACAGAGttaaaattcatcaaccaattACAAATGCTCAACATTTTAGACTTATCAAAGGCAAAGATCACTGCTATACCTGCAGAATTTGTGGTTAAGATCCCcaacattgaaaaattggttcTTGACAAAAACCATTTGGTGACACTCCCACAAGAATTAGGTCAATTGACGAGGTTATCCTATCTATCCATCTACTCAAATAACTTGCAATCAGTACCAACCTCAATAGGGAACCTAGCTAATTTACAATACTTGAACCTACACTCCAATAGCATCCAAACCTTGCCGGACGagatttggaatttgagATCTTTGGCAGTATTGAATGTGGCTAGTAATAACCTTACATCATTCCCTAAGCCACCTTTTGCCATTGCAAAGAGAATATCCTCGTCGAACGATTTTGGGGAGTTACCAGCATCAGAATCCATCGCCGATACCTTATCCGTGCTAACAATATCGGATAATAGGCTAAACGATGACTGCTTTGACgcaatttctttcttagttggtttgaaatcattaaaCATGTCGTATAACGATTTGATTGAGATTCCAGAAGGGTCAATCTCTAGAATGAGACGATTGAATGAGTTGTACTTATCTGGTAACGACTTGACAACACTTCCTGCAGATGATCTAGAACAATTGAAGGCATTAAAGCTTCTTTacatcaataacaacaaattgGTATCACTTCCGGCAGAATTGAGCAAGTTAACTAATTTGCAGCATTTAGATGTGGGATCAAATCAGCTCAAGTACAACATCTCCAACTGGCCATACGACTGGAACTGGCATTGGAATAAGAACTTAAAGTACTTGAACTTTTCAGGGAACAagagatttgaaatcaagCAAAGTCATGTCAAGAATCCAGAGACCGGTGAGGATTTTGATAGTTTGTTAGTTTTAGACCAATTGAAAGTGTTGGGTTTGATTGATGTCACTTTGACAACGACTTCTGTACCAGAACAATCAGTCGACAAGAGGATAAGAACAACAGCATCCGAGTTGGACAATATTGGATATGGTGTGAGTGATACTATGGGCCAAAGAGACTACATATCGAATCGAGATTTGTTTATACAAAAATTCAGAGgcaatgaagatgaagtaCTTATTTGCTCATTCGATGGTAAGCATGGAGCGCCAAATCAGGGCCATAGGATTTCTCTAATTGCACGAAATATGATCACAAAGAGTGTCACTGATGAGTTGACCAAGATTAATGATGACCCAGACAAGGTTTACATTGCCCTCAGAAGAGCGTTTTTGTCATTTAACAAAGAAATTAATGGAATTTTGTTGGCGAAAAAGAGCCATACATTCACGCCTGGTCCACAATACTCCAAAGAACAAAGCGAGCTaaacttgattgatgaCTCAAGAAGTGGTGCATCTGCGACTGTCATCTACATCAGAAATAAGAAGCTTTATTGCGCAAACATTGGAGATATCGAGACTTTGCTTTGTCAAAATAATGGTAACTTCCGCGTATTGACCAATGCTCATAAACCAACGAATCGTGAAGAGTTTGAAAGAATCCGGGCCTCTGGTGGTTATGTTTCTGGAAGCGGTGACTTGGACGGAGATTTGCCCGTGTCTCGTGGCGCAGGTTACTTTTCCTACTTACCTCATACCCATTCTGGCCCTGATGTAAGTGAGTTGACGTTGACATCTGCTGATGACTTGTTGGTTATTGCCACGAAAGTATTATGGGACTATATTTCTTACGAGCTAGCTGTGGACATCATACGtcaagaaaagaatgaCCCAATGGTTGCTGCCCAGAAATTGCGTGACTTTGCTATCTGCTATGGGGCCTCGGATAAAATAACAGTGATAGTATTGACATTTGGtgagaaaacaaaactGAATGCCTTGTATAACAATCTTGGCCGTGAATCTGACTTTTtcaagagaagaagagataGACAAATTGGAGGTGATTCAACCCTTCGTAGATTGGAAAGCGAAATTGAACCACCAGTCGGTGAATTGGCATTGGTGTTTACCGATATCAAGAATTCAACCTTACTTTGGGACTCATACCCAGCACCAATGAGGTCTGCCATTAAAACTCACAACTCGATCATGAGACGTCAATTGAGAATAGTGGGTGGTTACGAGGTCAAAACAGAAGGTGATGCATTTATGGTTGCATTTCCTTCACCCACATCGGCTCTCTTATGGTGCTTCAACGTGCAACAAAATTTGCTAACCGCCGATTGGCCTACAGAGATTCTTGAAACAGACCAATGTTGCGAAGTTACTGATGGAGCAGGAAATGTGATATACCGTGGATTGTCAGTGCGTATGGGAATACATTGGGGCTCACCTGTATGTGAACCCGATGTTGTTACTGGAAGAATGGACTATTTTGGCCCTATGGTGAATAGGGCTTCTCGTATTAGTGCAATTGCTGACGGTGGTCAAATTGCTGTAAGTTCAAATTTTCTCGATGAAATGAGAGCATTAACCGCTATCCATGATGATATAAAGAACAACACCAAGACCATTAGTGATGCATATCAAGGAAATATCAATGCTGGTATTATCATCGAAAGGGAATTGACTGCCATTGAGGAGCTTGGATCCAACTATTACAAGATTGGAGAGAGGAAGCTAAAGGGGTTGGAAACTCCAGAATTGATCACCTTGGTGTACTCAACCAGACTAAAGTTGAGGTTTgagatttttcaaaagagatTGGATGCAGATGAAAAGCACAGTACTAGAGTGATTGGCACGATACCGATCGAGTGCATCACCGCGATTAATAACATCTCACTACGTTTGGAAAACTTGTTGTCGTTTATGAATGGAGGCACCTACATCAAAGAGGgattcaaacaaaatcagaGATTAGTTGATCCCAATGTAcaagaattgttgaattcgGTGACGAGAATAGAAAACTCGGTAGCTACATTGTATTTAAGGCAAATGATGGAGCAGAATAGTAACAAAACATTCAGCATGAGTCCGTTAACACAAGTATTGGATGAGTTATCTGAAATTATGAAACGCGTACAGGGTACATAG
- a CDS encoding Dug3 protein (S. cerevisiae homolog DUG3 has omega peptidase activity, has role in glutathione catabolic process and localizes to cytoplasm), translating to MCRFMIFKGRESMVLSDLLTKPAHSIINQSFDSRLRLDMRNPINGDGFGVGYYTEHNEPCIFKAITPAWNNVNLNNLSQCTESELVFAHVRASTQGVLSETNCHPFSYGKLMFMHNGGISCFNLIKKKLINHLDDKYFLYIQGSTDSECCFALFLDTLNKMGYDPSSRDTKFSHTILKKAILETIELIKNWQTEVTSEPSLLNFAATDGESIVVSRYITSKTDEAASLHFSTGSKFFEYQPGLFKMERLNRSQDVIFVSSEPLTFERGDWLCVPTNTLITITNKNTVLMHPIEDEFYDGGVGERSSGFAMSKGLMGGVPPSEEDHTKIENGITVNGDGKTIIQQVPPLEREGRANFKATVH from the coding sequence ATGTGCAGGTTTATGATATTCAAAGGGAGAGAGCTGATGGTCTTATCCGATCTACTAACTAAACCAGCCCACTCAATAATCAACCAATCATTCGATTCCAGACTACGGTTAGACATGCGCAACCCAATCAATGGTGATGGATTCGGGGTTGGATACTATACTGAACACAACGAACCATGCATCTTTAAAGCCATAACACCAGCTTGGAATAACGTCAACTTGAACAATCTATCTCAATGTACTGAGTCAGAGTTGGTCTTTGCTCATGTAAGAGCATCAACACAAGGTGTGTTATCGGAAACAAATTGCCATCCATTTAGTTATGGCAAATTGATGTTTATGCATAATGGTGGTATATCATGTTttaatttgatcaagaaaaagCTCATAAACCATTTAGATGACAAGTACTTTCTTTATATACAGGGATCAACCGATTCAGAATGTTGTTTTGCGTTGTTTCTTGACactttgaacaaaatgggTTACGATCCACTGTCAAGAGATACAAAGTTTTCtcatacaattttgaaaaaggcTATTTTGGAGACCATAGAGTTGATTAAAAACTGGCAGACTGAAGTGACATCGGAACCTtcgttgttgaattttgctGCAACTGACGGAGAATCGATTGTTGTAAGTAGATACATTACATCGAAGACAGATGAAGCAGCATCGCTCCATTTCAGCACCGGCTCCAAGTTCTTCGAATACCAGCCGggacttttcaaaatggaGAGATTAAATCGATCCCAGGAtgtcatttttgtttccaGCGAGCCATTGACCTTTGAAAGGGGTGACTGGTTGTGTGTACCAACAAACACGTTaatcacaatcacaaacaaaaacacaGTTCTTATGCATCCAATAGAAGATGAATTTTACGATGGTGGCGTTGGTGAGAGATCGTCCGGATTTGCCATGAGTAAAGGCTTGATGGGGGGAGTCCCACCATCTGAAGAAGATCACACCAAAATAGAAAATGGCATTACAGTCAACGGCGATGGGAAGACAATAATTCAGCAAGTACCGCCACTTGAAAGAGAAGGAAGGGCTAATTTTAAAGCAACAGTCCATTAA